A section of the Rubritalea squalenifaciens DSM 18772 genome encodes:
- a CDS encoding ABC transporter ATP-binding protein has protein sequence METATQYAVCISDLRIDYGSHVAVKDMNLDIPQGVIYGLVGPNGAGKTSTFKALTSLLEPTNGHISINGHDIVKKRRHAQTSIGYMPDLAPVASDLRVWEFLDLFAACHGLEGKAKKNRVNECLSLVELADKRNDNCKSLSRGMMQRLVLAKTMLHRPSLLILDEPASGMDVRSRVSLRRILRQVSDEGATVMVSSHILPELSEMCDMIGILHHGQLLETGTVDEVMHRMTSLLPHIHLTLARPASSHWESWLKTKPKVKDVHVHSSLSTSFVYEGDNTELSNLLMEAMQSDHPICRVTEKRHSLEQILMELEEEEYSR, from the coding sequence ATGGAAACCGCTACACAATACGCAGTCTGCATCAGCGACCTCCGCATCGACTATGGTTCACATGTGGCGGTGAAGGACATGAACCTGGATATTCCCCAGGGAGTCATCTATGGACTCGTGGGTCCTAACGGCGCAGGAAAGACCTCCACTTTCAAGGCACTCACCTCCCTGCTAGAACCTACCAACGGCCATATCTCGATCAATGGGCACGACATCGTAAAGAAAAGGCGCCACGCGCAGACAAGCATTGGCTATATGCCGGACCTCGCTCCTGTAGCCTCTGATCTGCGTGTCTGGGAATTTCTGGACCTCTTTGCCGCCTGCCACGGGCTGGAGGGCAAAGCCAAGAAAAACAGAGTCAACGAATGCCTCTCCTTGGTTGAGCTTGCGGATAAGCGGAATGACAACTGCAAATCTCTTTCGCGAGGCATGATGCAGCGCCTCGTCTTGGCTAAAACCATGCTACACCGCCCATCTCTGCTGATCTTGGATGAACCAGCCAGCGGCATGGATGTACGCTCCCGGGTTTCACTCAGACGCATTTTACGGCAGGTCTCCGATGAAGGTGCCACCGTGATGGTCAGCTCGCACATCCTTCCCGAGCTATCAGAAATGTGCGACATGATTGGCATCCTGCATCATGGACAACTGTTGGAGACGGGCACGGTAGACGAGGTCATGCACAGAATGACCAGCCTACTCCCCCATATTCATCTCACGCTGGCGCGCCCCGCCAGCTCACACTGGGAGTCCTGGCTGAAAACCAAGCCCAAAGTCAAAGATGTCCACGTCCACAGTTCACTCTCTACATCCTTTGTGTATGAGGGTGATAATACAGAGCTTTCAAACCTGCTCATGGAGGCAATGCAATCTGATCATCCGATATGCCGAGTCACTGAGAAGCGCCATAGTCTGGAACAAATCCTGATGGAACTTGAGGAAGAGGAGTACTCCCGATAA